The following proteins are co-located in the Aquipuribacter sp. SD81 genome:
- a CDS encoding GtrA family protein, with protein sequence MRQDDAPATAGGPARLVARALHRHEVRYVLVAGTTTVFYLVLVATGLLAGLPYMLAIALAHVVTICAAFPAYRRLVFRSRRAWPEDLWRFLSVWSGGMVAGFVATPLLVEVLGMPPFAAQVVAIVVVAVSSYLGHRFFSFGQAAGDVRPDGTDAGTSAGTGAGTGAGTGAGTGAPTGTGGRRAGRGAS encoded by the coding sequence ATGAGGCAGGACGACGCACCCGCCACGGCGGGTGGCCCGGCGAGGCTCGTGGCCCGTGCGCTGCACCGTCACGAGGTGCGCTACGTGCTGGTCGCGGGCACCACGACGGTGTTCTACCTCGTGCTCGTGGCGACGGGGCTGCTCGCGGGGCTGCCGTACATGCTGGCGATCGCCCTGGCGCACGTCGTCACGATCTGCGCCGCCTTCCCCGCCTACCGCCGCCTCGTGTTCCGCTCGCGGCGCGCGTGGCCGGAGGACCTGTGGCGCTTCCTGTCGGTCTGGTCCGGCGGCATGGTGGCCGGCTTCGTCGCCACGCCGCTGCTCGTGGAGGTGCTCGGCATGCCGCCCTTCGCAGCGCAGGTGGTCGCGATCGTCGTGGTGGCGGTCAGCAGCTACCTCGGGCACCGCTTCTTCAGCTTCGGGCAGGCCGCGGGCGACGTCCGCCCCGACGGCACCGACGCCGGCACGAGCGCCGGCACGGGCGCCGGCACGGGCGCGGGCACGGGCGCCGGGACGGGCGCCCCGACCGGCACCGGCGGACGGCGCGCCGGGAGGGGGGCGTCGTGA
- a CDS encoding GNAT family N-acetyltransferase, with the protein MSWESLAGDAVDLAPSPSESDRFGVTMARLTVGAVADPHGRAPALAAALAGSEADVVVVRHPAAAGDCAAALAASDRDVLPAGALVYWELLPARRRPPTRTADLVVVAAGEPGAPEDLGGTVEDVVRASFTGYANHYTVDPLLDDDAALAGYVEWARRATTGSPAVPDARAVGTLVLVHAGSPVGVATTSVGADDDDAHHVEVLLAGLGAPWQGRGWYPVLLDAVAERALEAGARRVVISTQVHNVRVQRAWARLGLEPFAAVETVHAVRRGLLAGRR; encoded by the coding sequence GTGAGCTGGGAGTCGCTGGCCGGCGACGCGGTCGACCTCGCACCGAGCCCGTCGGAGAGCGACCGGTTCGGCGTCACCATGGCGCGGCTGACCGTCGGGGCGGTGGCGGACCCGCACGGGCGCGCGCCCGCGCTGGCCGCGGCGCTCGCGGGCTCGGAGGCCGACGTCGTCGTCGTGCGCCACCCCGCGGCGGCGGGCGACTGCGCCGCCGCGCTCGCCGCCTCGGACCGTGACGTGCTCCCCGCCGGGGCGCTCGTGTACTGGGAGCTGCTGCCCGCCCGCCGGCGTCCGCCCACCCGCACCGCCGACCTCGTCGTGGTCGCCGCGGGCGAGCCGGGCGCCCCCGAGGACCTCGGCGGGACCGTCGAGGACGTCGTGCGGGCCTCGTTCACCGGCTACGCCAACCACTACACGGTCGACCCGCTCCTCGACGACGACGCGGCGCTCGCCGGCTACGTCGAGTGGGCGCGGCGCGCGACGACCGGCTCACCCGCCGTCCCGGACGCGCGCGCCGTCGGCACGCTCGTGCTCGTCCACGCGGGCAGCCCCGTGGGCGTCGCGACGACCTCGGTCGGCGCGGACGATGACGACGCCCACCACGTCGAGGTCCTCCTCGCCGGCCTGGGCGCACCGTGGCAGGGCCGCGGCTGGTACCCCGTCCTGCTGGACGCCGTGGCCGAGCGCGCCCTCGAGGCCGGCGCCCGACGCGTCGTCATCTCCACGCAGGTGCACAACGTGCGGGTGCAGCGGGCGTGGGCGCGGCTCGGCCTCGAGCCCTTCGCGGCGGTGGAGACGGTGCACGCCGTCCGGCGCGGGCTGCTGGCCGGGCGCCGCTAG
- a CDS encoding glycosyltransferase family 2 protein, whose product MKVSVVVPCYRSELTLPALVEGLHTVLGAGAEGLVEDYEVVLVVDGSPDGTFAVAHALATASPRVRAVMLRRNYGQHNALLAGLARARHEVVVTMDDDLQHRPDQLPTLLRPLLDPLVDLVYGVAVREEHGFWRSLASRSVKRGLALAGVANADDVSALRAFRTDLRDGFPEAADAFASLDVLLSWTTVSVRRADVRMDQREVGTSAYGLRRLVRHTLNMVTGYGTLPLKLVTYLGLVLGVVGVVLLLVTLWGYFTDTITVTGFTTLASMIALFSAAQMVSVGVLGEYIGRLHFRSMQKPTYVVRTDTRQEQPPTHQLASDVARALRDPRPSA is encoded by the coding sequence GTGAAGGTCAGCGTCGTCGTCCCCTGCTACCGCTCCGAGCTCACCCTGCCCGCCCTCGTCGAGGGCCTGCACACCGTGCTCGGCGCGGGCGCCGAGGGCCTCGTGGAGGACTACGAGGTGGTCCTCGTCGTGGACGGGAGCCCGGACGGGACCTTCGCCGTCGCGCACGCGCTCGCGACCGCGTCGCCGCGCGTGCGCGCCGTCATGCTGCGCCGCAACTACGGCCAGCACAACGCCCTGCTCGCCGGGCTCGCGCGCGCCCGGCACGAGGTCGTCGTCACCATGGACGACGACCTGCAGCACCGCCCGGACCAGCTGCCCACGCTGCTGCGGCCGCTGCTCGACCCGCTCGTCGACCTCGTCTACGGCGTCGCGGTGCGCGAGGAGCACGGCTTCTGGCGCTCCCTCGCCTCGCGCTCGGTCAAGCGGGGCCTCGCGCTCGCGGGCGTGGCCAACGCCGACGACGTGAGCGCGCTGCGGGCCTTCCGCACCGACCTGCGCGACGGCTTCCCCGAGGCCGCCGACGCCTTCGCCTCCCTCGACGTGCTGCTGTCGTGGACGACGGTGTCGGTCCGCCGCGCCGACGTCCGCATGGACCAGCGCGAGGTCGGCACGTCGGCCTACGGCCTGCGCCGGCTCGTGCGGCACACCCTCAACATGGTGACCGGCTACGGCACCCTGCCGCTCAAGCTCGTCACCTACCTCGGGCTCGTGCTCGGCGTCGTCGGCGTCGTGCTGCTGCTCGTCACCCTGTGGGGCTACTTCACCGACACGATCACGGTGACGGGCTTCACGACGCTGGCGTCGATGATCGCGCTGTTCTCCGCGGCGCAGATGGTGTCGGTGGGGGTGCTGGGGGAGTACATCGGGCGCCTGCACTTCCGGAGCATGCAGAAGCCGACGTACGTCGTGCGGACCGACACCCGCCAGGAGCAGCCGCCGACGCACCAGCTCGCCTCCGACGTCGCCCGCGCGCTGCGGGACCCGCGCCCCTCGGCCTGA
- the rffA gene encoding dTDP-4-amino-4,6-dideoxygalactose transaminase, with amino-acid sequence MQPIVFSRPFRAPDEQAYVAQALESGHLHGDGTFTRRATALLQEISGAPRALLTSSCTHALELAAVLLDLGPGDEVVVPSFTFSSTAAAVVQRGATPVFADVDPLTLDLTPETVARCVTERTRAVFVVHYGGVGCDVDGIRAAAGGVPVVEDNAHGLGASVGGRRLGTLGELAAQSFHDTKNVQCGEGGALLVNDARLAERAEVVREKGTDRARFLRGQVDKYTWVDTGSSYLPSELQAALLLAQLEAFDRIQAERHRVWSRYAAELPEWAEEVGARLMHVPDDVEHPAHVFYLMAPTHEDQTGLIAAAKERGVIATFHYQPLHSSPAGRRFGRAAPGGCPVTDDAAARLVRLPLWPGMTDDDVSRVVAAVRAYRPVGVPVA; translated from the coding sequence GTGCAGCCCATCGTGTTCAGCCGCCCCTTCCGCGCCCCGGACGAGCAGGCCTACGTCGCGCAGGCGCTGGAGTCGGGGCACCTGCACGGCGACGGCACGTTCACCCGGCGGGCGACCGCCCTGCTGCAGGAGATCAGCGGCGCACCGCGCGCGCTCCTCACGAGCTCGTGCACCCACGCCCTCGAGCTCGCCGCCGTGCTGCTGGACCTCGGGCCGGGCGACGAGGTCGTCGTGCCGAGCTTCACCTTCTCCTCCACGGCTGCCGCCGTCGTGCAGCGCGGGGCCACGCCGGTCTTCGCCGACGTCGACCCGCTCACGCTCGACCTGACGCCGGAGACGGTCGCGCGCTGCGTCACCGAGCGCACGCGCGCGGTCTTCGTCGTGCACTACGGCGGCGTGGGCTGCGACGTCGACGGCATCCGCGCCGCCGCGGGCGGGGTGCCCGTCGTGGAGGACAACGCGCACGGGCTCGGAGCCTCCGTGGGCGGGCGACGGCTCGGCACCCTCGGGGAGCTGGCCGCGCAGAGCTTCCACGACACGAAGAACGTGCAGTGCGGCGAGGGCGGCGCGCTGCTGGTCAACGACGCGCGCCTCGCTGAGCGCGCCGAGGTCGTCCGGGAGAAGGGGACCGACCGGGCGCGCTTCCTGCGGGGGCAGGTCGACAAGTACACGTGGGTCGACACCGGCTCCAGCTACCTGCCGAGCGAGCTGCAGGCCGCACTGCTGCTGGCCCAGCTCGAGGCCTTCGACCGGATCCAGGCCGAGCGGCACCGGGTGTGGTCCCGGTACGCCGCGGAGCTGCCGGAGTGGGCCGAGGAGGTCGGCGCCCGGCTCATGCACGTGCCCGACGACGTCGAGCACCCGGCGCACGTCTTCTACCTGATGGCCCCGACCCACGAGGACCAGACCGGCCTCATCGCGGCGGCGAAGGAGCGCGGCGTCATCGCGACGTTCCACTACCAGCCGCTGCACTCCTCCCCCGCCGGCCGCCGCTTCGGCCGGGCGGCGCCGGGCGGCTGCCCGGTCACCGACGACGCCGCCGCGCGGCTGGTCCGCCTGCCCCTGTGGCCCGGCATGACGGACGACGACGTCTCGCGGGTCGTCGCCGCCGTGCGCGCCTACCGCCCCGTCGGGGTGCCGGTCGCGTGA